In Candidatus Moanabacter tarae, the genomic stretch TTTAAAGAACGCCCATCCAAATTTTATTCGTCTATTTCTTCTTGCCCCCAAAAGTTACGAGACAGGATGAAATCCAGACAAGATCGGATCAGATGACATTGATCTGGCACGATTGTACTCTTACGCCTTTCGTCGGCATGTAATTGGGGTCTTTAGCGCCACGCGGGTCCTATTGGAAGCCCGTCCAAGATCTATAGACCAAAGTGCGTTGCTTCGAATGCGGGAATGTAAACTGCTCGAGGACCTCGCCAATATGACAATTGAACCCATTCCAGTAGATTTCACCGCCTTGTTGGCAACGTTTCCCACTATGCAAACAATATCAAGAGAGCTGAGGCAGCAATGAATGAAGATGGGTCGTGTTCGCAGGATCAAGAAGTCCTACGAATCAGGAAACGATTTATTAACGTCGTCAACAAGATTCGCAGCTCCAATGGGATCGAGTTGACCCGCGACACCGAGGCTCCTGAACAAGCACCTTTGTTGTGCCTAACCTTGGGATCACTATTGTGCCCTTACCAAAGAGGGCTACGCCTTAGTAATTCCTCCAAACACTCGGCATGGCTATGTTAATGCAAGTGAGAAAACACATCACCTACCTTTTATTTTCGGTAGTTATAAGAGAGGCGGATGGGGTGTATTTTTCGACGTCGAAGCACAACCGATCCAGCTGAAAGCATTACGGAAAGTACCTTTGGACAGCAATCGACTCAACACTCCTATCAGACTGGAAAGCATAATCCGTAACTTCGCCTGCCGGTCATTGTGTAAGCGTAAACGTATCCTCCCAGCGTGTCGTACAGATCGCAATGGGACTGGCGGTCTCGAATTGCATCTCACCCGTGATCCCATAGGTAAACCATATGTCCTTAGGAGCAACCGGTTTTTAGCTGCATCGGTAGTCAGTGGATCCGGCCTTCTCCGGATGGCCGGCCAAAAATGCCCAATCGTCCTTCACGATCACTTTGGAATTCCGGGAGGAACTCCCGCCGAAATCGAAGGAGATGAAAAAGGTCCCTTGGTTTTGATGGACGCAGATCTGGTTCCCTAGATTATTTAATATCCGAGACCTTGACTCACCGCTAATTCCCATACTAATGCTTCCTCTAAGTGTGTGGTTTTTATTTTAATCCGTACCGGTTGTGTCCAGAGTTTACACTGTTACTTCACCAAATGGAAGTGGCCGTACTTCATTGCCGATAGAAATAGCGTCAGACGATTGGCTCATTAAATACGGGCAGGTATTTCTAATCTAAAAGTAGACGCATGGACACCAAAACCTTTCCTTTCCCACTAGGAGTTCAGTTCACACTCTCTTCGGAATGCGACTACCCAGCCTTTCGAAAACGGCTTCGCACGATTAGAGAACTCGGCTACTCAGTCATTGAGCTAAACATCGAAGACCTGGAAACGGCAGACCTTTCTCTTATTAAGGACTGTCTATTGGAAAATGGGCTTCGAATGTCGAATTTCGCAACAGGTGCAACTGCGAAATTGGAAGGACTTTCCCTAACTACGACTGATGACATGGTTCGAAAGGATTCAATCACCCGCACCCGAGAACTGATCGAGGTGGCTGCTTATTTCGATGCAGGGATGATTATTGGGATGCTCAAAGGTGGGCCTTCCGAAGATCCACGTCTATCCCATAAACTCATAGTTGAAAGCTTAAACCAAATTGTCGACGTTGCGGAAGATCTTGGAATCCTCATCCTTCTTGAGGCTATTAATCGCCGAGAAACTGCCATCGCAAATACAATATGGGAGACTGAAGAGATCATCAACGAGGTCGGTAGTAAAGCGGTGACCATACTCCCCGACACCTATCATATTAGTATCGAAGAAAGCTCCATATTCGGTTCTCTTTCCAAATATCTAGATGCCTTTCAGACTATCCATATTTCGGATAACAACCGGAGATTTCCAGGTTTTGGATGCATCGACTTTCTTAGTCTATTCAAGGCACTAATCGATGCTGGCTATAACGGCTATTTGACGCTTGAGGGAAATACTGCACAGGCGTTCGAAATTGATCTCACTATAGCTACTCAGTATCTAGCTAAGACCTTTTTAAAGATTTATGAATAAAGAACTGTCTTTTCGACCTCCACGTAAGCCAAATGTTATATGGGTCTTTGGTGATCAGCATCGAGCCCAAGCACTAAGCCACCGGGGAGATCCCAATGTCTTTACACCCAATATCGACAATCTTTCCAGGACTGGAATGAATTTTGAATGCGCGGTTTCCGGAGCACCTTGGTGCACACCTTTTCGTGGTGCTCTACTCACGGGCAAGTACCCGCACCAAAACGGAGTCATCAGGACACCAAGCCTACTTGACCCAGATATCCCAACAGTCGCCCACTCGTTCAATGACGCTGGATACCACACTGCCTACGTGGGCAAATGGCATCTAGATGGATCTAACCATAGGGAACACTACGTCCCCCCCCATCACAGGGGGAGCTTTAAGTTCTGGATGGGCTACGAGAACAATAATAACCAGCACGAAACCTATGTCTATGGGTCAAAGAACGAGACTCCCCAGCGCTTGCCCAAATATGAAACCGAAGGCCTGACCGACATCCTTTTGGGACATCTAGAAAAGCATGTTGGACAAAGAGAGGACTACGACCCGTTTTTTGCTGTACTCTCGGTCCAACCTCCACACGGACCCTATGTCACACCGATCAACTCGCAACAGGGAAAACATCACATACATCCTTCAAAAATCAAGCTCCGTAATAATGTGCCGGAAATCCCCTCAATGCGGTTTAACGCTTCTATCGATCATGCAGGTTACTATGCTATGATAGAAGATCTTGATCAGAATATTGGACGCATCTGTGAAACTCTTAAGGATTTCAGTATAGACCGCGAAACCTACATTATTTTCTTTTCTGACCACGGGAATTTACTATGGAGCCATGGTCAGACTGGAAAATCATCGCCATGGGAAGAGTCTATTCGCATACCCTTTATCATCAGCAAAGTTGGAGGACCGGAGAATATGTGCTGTGGCCGAACCGACGCCCTGTTGAACCACGTAGACATAGCGCCAACTACTCTTGGACTCTGTGGGATTCCTGTACCGAATGAAATGGCTGGCTACGATTATTCAAGACATTGTATCCCTGAATACGCAACCGAATATCGCGAAAACCCCGATCGCACTGACGAACCGGACTCGGCTTACCTCCAACAAATCGTACGAAAGATGAACCCAAATACTGTTAACAAGGCCTGGCGCGGTGTTTTAATGCGGGACGGTTGGAAATATGTCTGCATTCCCGGTAGCGATTGGCTCCTTTTTGACACTAAAAACGATCCTTACGAGCAGGCCAACCATGTACACAGTACAAACTTCCAAATGCAGAAAGTCCACTGCTATAATAGACTTTCAAGATGGATCAAAGAAACAGGAGACGATTTCGAACTACCGAATATTCGACTTCCTTAGAATAATCAACATGAGATTTATTTGTCGGTGTTTCATTCCGCCCTCAGATCTTGTCCTATAAGATAATTTTCCATTTTTCTGACGATCAAATATCTACCAGGAATGAAATCTAACTACCCTTTCAAAACAAATAAAACAAAACATTAACCAATACGCTCTATCGCGCATAGAAATAACTGCTTAAATGAAAAATAATCAAAAGGTTCATCTCGCTCTTCAGTTGGAGACCGATCTCAAAGAAAAATTGAACGCATTGTTCCAAGTAACAGAAGAAAACCCCGATGCTTCCAAGTCAGAAATATTATCGGCAATCGCAGATGTAGAGGGTATTTTGGGATTTCCAAATCTAAGTATGGACGCGGACTTCTTCGATGCAGCGCCTAATCTTCGTGTCCTCTCCTTAGCCAGTGTTGGCTACGACTTTGTCGATGTGGATGCAGCAACCAAGCGAGGAATCGTCATCTGCAACACACCAGGTGTGTTGACCAATGCCGTTGCCAACCTCACAATCTCGATGATCTTTATTATTACTCGAAAACTGATTGAAAATGAGACCTTCGTCCGCACTGGTGGTTGGGCCCGCGGGAAACCCGCGCCGGCCCTGGGAACGGATATTGAAGGAAAGGTGCTTGGCCTGATCGGTTTCGGACGTATAGGTCAAGAGGTTGCGAGAAGAGCCCAAGCATTGGGTATGAAAACCCTTTGGTACGATGTTTTCGACACCCTCCCCGATGGGGCTCCGAACAGTGATTATCGGAAATTAGACAACCTCCTAGAAGAATCAGACTTCGTTAGCCTCCACACTAACCTCAGTCCATCTGCTCGCCACTTAATCGGTGAAGTTCAATTAGATAAAATGAAAGAAACCGCCTACCTCATCAACACTGCCCGTGGCCCCTTAGTCGATCAATCATCTCTTACTAAAGCATTAAAATCGGGTACGATTGCTGGGGCAGCTCTAGATGTCTTTGAATCCGAGCCAACAGCGGAAAACGAGCCTATTACCCAATTAACAAACGCTTACTGCTTCGCTCATATTGCAAGTGGCACAGAAGAGACCCGCCGCGCCATGCGTGAACTAGCCCTCCAAAATCTAATTGCTGTACTCTCGGGAAATCATCCTCCAGCTCCGGTTAATCCAGAAGTCTTCAAATAATTTGTGACCCCCAGAATACAACCTTCACATCAGAATTGTTGTTAGGATGTTGCTTCCGATCCAGAACCGATCACCTTCAACGATGTAGACTCGTATCCAGACCACGAGTTTAACCAACAACCTTCCCCAAAGTATAGCGCATCTACCCGAAGTAGAAAGACAAACACCCTTAACAGCAATCGTAAGGAGTCATCATCAGCATTTCATCGAGGTCAAGGAACATTCTCCCAAGAAGACTGAAAATATCGTAATCAATCGCGAATTTCAGAAGTGAGCTTCTAACGATCCAGCCACCATAACTGAGACCAGTATTCGCCTCCTTCATTCTTTTGGAGTGCGCCTGGTGTACTGCGTCCATTTCTAACGTAGAAGGTCAATAGTTCAGTTAATTCCCCAACGATTTCAGAATGGTCCGCTGCAATATTATGCTGCTCACCAATATCAGTCTGTAAATCGTAGAGTTGAAGTGGAGAAAGGCCTTCACAATCTGAACCAGGTTTCGGATAACTCCAACCACCCGAACCAGGACACATTTCCAGTTTCCAACGACCTTTACGAATGGCCAGAGAACCGTCTAGAGATGAATGAACAGTTGCTTCCCGCAGCGATCTGTCTAATACCTGGCCGCGCCAGGCGGGTAGATTACTAACACTATCCTCAGCAGCAGTATCTGGTAGGGACTCGCCCATAATATCAGCACAGGTAGCCAATAAATCAACCAGACAAACTGTCTCATCCGAGACCGAACCTGCCTGGATGGTCTTCGGCCAACGAATCAGAAAAGGAATCCGGTGCCCGCCTTCAAAGATATCAGTCTTATACCCGCGAAAGATGTAGCTCGGTTCGTGACCTAACATTTGGAGCTCATCTAACCCTACCTTAAATGAGCAACCATTATCGCTGGTAAAAATGAGGATGGTATTATCGACCAAACCGTTGCGGTCAAGCGCAGTCATAATTTGACCCACTACATCATCGACCTGAAGACAGAAATCACCGTAGGAATTGGTCCCAGATTTTCCCAGAAATTCGTCGGTTGGTATAATCGGGAGATGCGGCGCGGTTAAGGGGAAGTAGAGGAAGAATGGCCCGCCGATTTTAGACTGTTCATCGATATAGCTCACAGCTTTTTGGGTCAGGTTGGACAAAACGTCGCGATGGACAAAACCGGGAGCAATAACCCCGGCCCGGACCTGCTCTTTGCCACTACGTGCGGGTATCTCGCGATTGGGTTGGGCGGAAACCCGGTCATTTTCCACATACACATACGGTTCCACATCCAATGAGGCACTGAGGCCATAAAAATAATCAAACCCTACACTGATCGGGCCATCCTCAATCGGCTGGGTAAAATCAACGTTCTTCCCAGTAAGGCCTTTTTCATCAGTGTCATCATTATGTCTGGCCCAAGACCACCCAAGATGCCACTTGCCAACGCATGCGGTATGGTAGTCGTGTTGTTTGAGAAACGAGGCTACAGTCAACCGTCCCGGTTCTATCAGCGGACCAGAATAGCCCATGGTTACGCCCTGTTTCAAAGCCGATCGCCAGTTGTAGCGTCCGGTCAAAATACTGTACCGTGATGGTGTACACATCGCGGACGAAGCGTGGGTATCACGGCAAGCCATTCCATCGCTAGCCAGACGGTCCAAATGTTTCGTGCGAATCTTAGA encodes the following:
- the iolO_3 gene encoding 5-keto-L-gluconate epimerase, whose translation is MDTKTFPFPLGVQFTLSSECDYPAFRKRLRTIRELGYSVIELNIEDLETADLSLIKDCLLENGLRMSNFATGATAKLEGLSLTTTDDMVRKDSITRTRELIEVAAYFDAGMIIGMLKGGPSEDPRLSHKLIVESLNQIVDVAEDLGILILLEAINRRETAIANTIWETEEIINEVGSKAVTILPDTYHISIEESSIFGSLSKYLDAFQTIHISDNNRRFPGFGCIDFLSLFKALIDAGYNGYLTLEGNTAQAFEIDLTIATQYLAKTFLKIYE
- the betC_3 gene encoding Choline-sulfatase is translated as MNKELSFRPPRKPNVIWVFGDQHRAQALSHRGDPNVFTPNIDNLSRTGMNFECAVSGAPWCTPFRGALLTGKYPHQNGVIRTPSLLDPDIPTVAHSFNDAGYHTAYVGKWHLDGSNHREHYVPPHHRGSFKFWMGYENNNNQHETYVYGSKNETPQRLPKYETEGLTDILLGHLEKHVGQREDYDPFFAVLSVQPPHGPYVTPINSQQGKHHIHPSKIKLRNNVPEIPSMRFNASIDHAGYYAMIEDLDQNIGRICETLKDFSIDRETYIIFFSDHGNLLWSHGQTGKSSPWEESIRIPFIISKVGGPENMCCGRTDALLNHVDIAPTTLGLCGIPVPNEMAGYDYSRHCIPEYATEYRENPDRTDEPDSAYLQQIVRKMNPNTVNKAWRGVLMRDGWKYVCIPGSDWLLFDTKNDPYEQANHVHSTNFQMQKVHCYNRLSRWIKETGDDFELPNIRLP
- the ghrB_2 gene encoding Glyoxylate/hydroxypyruvate reductase B — translated: MKNNQKVHLALQLETDLKEKLNALFQVTEENPDASKSEILSAIADVEGILGFPNLSMDADFFDAAPNLRVLSLASVGYDFVDVDAATKRGIVICNTPGVLTNAVANLTISMIFIITRKLIENETFVRTGGWARGKPAPALGTDIEGKVLGLIGFGRIGQEVARRAQALGMKTLWYDVFDTLPDGAPNSDYRKLDNLLEESDFVSLHTNLSPSARHLIGEVQLDKMKETAYLINTARGPLVDQSSLTKALKSGTIAGAALDVFESEPTAENEPITQLTNAYCFAHIASGTEETRRAMRELALQNLIAVLSGNHPPAPVNPEVFK
- the atsA_3 gene encoding Arylsulfatase, producing MNTSKPNIIYILADDMGYGDLSCLNPDSKIRTKHLDRLASDGMACRDTHASSAMCTPSRYSILTGRYNWRSALKQGVTMGYSGPLIEPGRLTVASFLKQHDYHTACVGKWHLGWSWARHNDDTDEKGLTGKNVDFTQPIEDGPISVGFDYFYGLSASLDVEPYVYVENDRVSAQPNREIPARSGKEQVRAGVIAPGFVHRDVLSNLTQKAVSYIDEQSKIGGPFFLYFPLTAPHLPIIPTDEFLGKSGTNSYGDFCLQVDDVVGQIMTALDRNGLVDNTILIFTSDNGCSFKVGLDELQMLGHEPSYIFRGYKTDIFEGGHRIPFLIRWPKTIQAGSVSDETVCLVDLLATCADIMGESLPDTAAEDSVSNLPAWRGQVLDRSLREATVHSSLDGSLAIRKGRWKLEMCPGSGGWSYPKPGSDCEGLSPLQLYDLQTDIGEQHNIAADHSEIVGELTELLTFYVRNGRSTPGALQKNEGGEYWSQLWWLDR